GTGCTACGTAATAGCACGATCCCGGTTACTTTGCCTCGCCGGTCTTGGCCGCGTCTTGATCTGGAGCGGTGATCTCGAAGCGCAGCACGCCGATCACCTGGCCGTCCTCGGTGATCACCCGCACCTGCCAGTCGCCCGCCGGGTTGGCGGGGAAATTCTGCTTGTGGGACCAGGCACGGTAGCCTTCCTTGCGCCCGCCATGGATGTCCAGCGCGACGCGATCCACCTCGCTGCCGTTGAATTGCCAGACGTGGTAAATGCGCTCGTCCAGGCCCCGGGGGGCGTTGATCGCGGTGTAGGCGTACAGGCCGGTGCTGCTTACCTGGGCGGTGCTGATCTGCTCCAGGCTGTCGCCCGGGGTGCGATCCTGGAGCTGGGTGCTGATGGCATCCTCGGTCAGCCACAGGGTGGCCGGCGGCACCCAGGAGCGCAGCAGCCAGCCGGTGCTGCCGATGGCCAGGGTGATGGCCAGCACGGTCAGGGCGCTGCGCAGGCTGCGGATCGGCAGGATCGAGGCCAGGCTCGGAAAGGACAGGAGCATGGCGATGCCCAGGGCCAGCTTGAAGCTCTGGGCGGTGGTCAGGTGCAGGATCAGCGGCAGGGCCGTGAGCAAGGCGGCGAACAGGGTCAGGGTGTGCAGCGCCAGGAACAGCCAGCGGCGCGGGGCCAGCCATTTGTAGTACAGCGGGTCAGTGATGGAAATCAGCGCCGCGGCGCCGAGCAGGCCGGTGAACACCAGTTGGCCACTGTTCCAGCTGGTGGTGATGAAGAAGAACGGCAGGACGAAGAACAGGCTTTCCTGGTGGATCATCTGCGTCGCATAGCGCAGCAGCGGCTGCGGGATCTCGCGCTTGAAGACCTTGGTGAACAGCTGGGTCAGGCTGTTCTCCAGCATCAGCCAGACCCAGCTCACCAGCAGGATCACGGCGATCCACGAGGCCAGGCTCTGTTGCCGGTCCACCAGGATGAAGCTGCCGACCCCGGAGATGAAACCGCCGAGCGCAATGATCCCCGGATAGCGCTTCATCAGTTCGAGAATGCGCTGGATAAGGAGGGTCAGGTTCGGCATCGGGGGGATCACAGTCAGGGCAGGAAAAACCGCGACAGGATAACGTCGGCGGCGGTCCGTGGCGAGGGAGCTTGCTCAGGTGCGCAGGCGCTGGTGAGGTAATCCGGCCACGGTGATCGTTTTGCCCTGTCCCTGGGGCTGCTGCGCGGCCCGGCGGGAGCAAGCTCCCTGGCCATGGGTCAGCGGGCCCGGCGGCGCAGCAAGTAGACGCCGAAGCTGCCGAGCAGGACCAGGGACAGCAGGCCGCCGATCAGCCAGAGCAGTTGTTCGTCACTGAGCAGCGGTTGTTCGATGCGCAGGTAGCCCGGCTGCTGCAGCAGCTGGCGCAGGGCCAGGTTGGCCTGTTCCAGGCTCACTGCTTTCAGGCGCTTGGCCGGGTCGCTGAAGCGGCCGTTGTCGAAGTCCCCGAGGGCGCTCCAGTAATAGTCCGCCAGGGCGCTGTTGCCCTGCACGGCCCAGGCCTGGCGATCGATGGCAGCCTGTTTCAGGCGGGCGAAGGTGGCCGGGTCGAGGCCGTCCTTGAGCAGCCGTGCCTTGAGCTGCTCTACCACTTGCCGGGCTTGGGGCAGGTCGTCGCGCTCAAGGTCGGCATTGAGGCTGAGAAAGCCCACGCCACCGAAGACTTCCCGATCACTCCAGGGGCCGTAGGACAATTCGTGCTCAAGACGCAGTTGGCGATACAGCGCCCAGTCCAGGTAGTCCTTGAGCAGGTCGAAGGTCTCGTCGTGCTGCTGGTCCAGCACGGGCTCGGGAAACAGCCAGTGCAGTTGCGCGCTCTGCCCTACCCAGCCATGGACCAGGGTGCGCTCAGGGGCGGCGGTGCCCTGGATCTGCGGCAGGTCGGGGTGTTCGCTGGGCTCCACCGGCTCCAGGGCACCGTAGGTGCGCTCCAGGTAGGCCGGTAGCAGGCGATCGAGCTCGCCCACCACGATCAGGGTCATGTTGTTGGGGGCGTACCAGTCCTTGCGTACCTGCTCCAGCTGGGCCAGGGTCAGGTTTCCGACCTCGGCGCGTTCGGCGCATTTGAGCCCCAGTTCCACCGCCAGCTGGTTGCCTGCCTTGTGTCCCAGGTCCTGGCGGTCGAGCCAGCGTTGCAGGTGCGAATAGTGACCCCCGCCTTCGCGTTCCACCACTTGCTTGGCCGCGGCCACGGCGTTGTCGTCCAGGCGGGTATGGGTCAGCAGCGACAGCAAGAGGTCCAGGACCTTGCGCTGGTTGCGCGCCGGGGCCTCGATGACGAAGGTGGTGTCGGCATTGCTGGTGTAGGCATTCCATTCGCCGCCCAGGGCCTGCATGCGTTCTTCCAGGCCGCCTTCCCCGCTGTCATCCACGCCGCTGAACAGCAGGTGTTCCAGCAGGTGCGGCAACTCCTTGTCGGCACAGGCGAAGTCGTCCAGGCCCACCCCCACCACCAGGCGGATCGCCACGTGGCCGCGTTCGCTGCCGGGCTTGAGCAGCAGTTGCAGGCCATTGGGCAGGGTGTAGCCTTCGACCTGGAAACGATCCAAAGCCCATCCTTGTGCACTGCCCAGCAACAGGCAGGCGAATAACAGACAACGCATAACAAGCTTCCTTACGGCGTGCGTAAGTTCTACAGACTTCGTGGGACTGTGGACGTTCAGGGTGAATGAGTGATGTCAGCCATCTCTTCGACCTCCAGCGCGCCGGTGTCCGAGGTTTCCAGAACCACGTAGGCACTGCTGCAGAACAGGGAGTTGAGGCGCTTCATGTCGGCGATCAGCTCCAGGTGCAGGGAACTGGTCTCGATGCTCTGGACGATCTTGCGTTGCAGGCGGCTGACGTGGGCGTGGGCCAGGCGCCGCTCCTGGGCGCGGAAACGGCGTTTTTCCCGCAGCAGCTGGCGCGCGCTTTCCGGGTCGGCGCTCAGGAACACCGAGAGCCCCAGGCGCAGGTTGGCGATCAGTTGCGCGTGCAGCCCGGTCAACTCTTCCAGGCCAACCTCGGAGAAGGAGCGGCGCTGGGAGGTCTTCTGCTGCTGGACCTTGCGCAGCATGCGCTCGATCAGATCGCTGGCCAGCTTGAGGTTGAACGCCAGTTCGATGATTTCGGCCCAGCGCCGGCTGTCCTGGTCGCTGAGGTCTTCCCGGGGCATCTGCGCCAGGTACAGCTTGATGGCGCTGTACAGCGCTTCGACGTCGTCGCTGAGGGCGCGCAGTTCCTGGGTGATGGCGGTCTGTTTGCCCTGCAGCGCGTCGCGCATCGCCTCCAGCATGCTGTCGATCAGGTCACCGATGCGCAGGGTTTCGCGGGCGGCGTTGGCCAGGGCCAGGCTCGGCGTGGCCAGGGCGGTAGGGTCCAGGTGCCGCGGGCGAGCGCGGCCGTTTTCCTGGGGGCGCTCCGGCAGCAGCCAGGCGCAGAGCCGGGCCATGGGGCCGACAGTGGGCAGCAGCAACAGGCAGCGGGCGGTGTTGTACAGCAGGTGGAAGCCGATCACCACTTCCTGGGGGCTGAAGTCCAGGCTGTCCATCCAGTGGGCCAGTGGGTCGAGCACCGGGATGATCAGCAGCAGGCCGATGAGCTTGTACAGCAGGCTGCCCAGCGCGACCTGGCGCCCGGCGGCGTTCTGCATGCTGGTGCTGAGGAAGGCCAGTACCCCGCTGCCGATGTTGGCGCCGATCACCAGGCCGATGGCCACCGGCAGGCTGATGACCCCGGCGCCGGCCAGGGTCGCGGTGAGTAGCACCGCCGCCAGGCTGGAATAGGACACCATGGCGAACACCGCACCCATCAGCGCATCCAGGAGAATATCGCCGGTCAGCGAGGCGAACAGGACCTTCACGCCCTGGGCATGGGTGATGGGGGCCGCGGCTTCGACGATCAGTTGCAGGGCCAGGATGATCAGCCCCAGGCCGATGCCGACCCGGCCCAGCTGGCCGGCGCGGGTCTGCTTGCGCGAGAGAAAGAAGATCACCCCGAGGAAGATCAGCAGCGGCGACAGCCAGGACAGGTCGAAGGTCAGTACCCGGGCCATCAGCGCGGTACCGACGTCGGCGCCGAGCATGGTGGCCAGCGCCGGGGTCAGCGCCATCAGGCCCTGGCCGACAAAGGACGTCACCAGCATCGCCGTGGCGTTGCTGCTCTGGACCATGGCCGTGACCAGGATCCCGGCAATGAACGCCAGTGGTCGCCTGGCCATGTTCTGGCCGATCACGTGGCGCAGGTTGGAGCCGTAGACCCGCAGGATGCCGGTACGGACGATATGCGTACCCCAGATCAGCAGGGCCACGGCGGAAAGCAGATTGAGCAGGGTCAGCATAGAGGCCCCCCCTGGGGTGAAGTGCCCCAAGCGGGGCGAGTGGACGTTGTTGCGCGACGTTCTACGTTATGTACTTAAGCTGTAGTTGGCTAACGCACGAGGCGCCAGCATCGCATAGCCAAACCGGCGATTGAAACAAAACTGTCATGAAAACAGCTTCCTGCAGACGCAGAAAAGGGGCTCGAGAGCCCCTTTTCCATTCAGCGCATTCCCGGATTATTGACCAGGAACGTCCTTGCGCAGTTTCACCGGGTCCTGCTGTTTTTTCTTTTTCGCGATGGCGGTGCGCATCTTGATGTTGATGGCTTCCACCGCCAGGGAGAAGGCCATGGCGAAGTAGACGTAGCCTTTTGGCACGTGCACTTCGAAGGCTTCGGCGATCAGGACCGTACCCACCACCAGCAGGAAGGACAGCGCGAGCATTTTCAGCGACGGGTGCTTGTCGATGAATTCGCTGATGGTCCCGGCCGCCAGCATCATCACCAGCACCGCGACGATGATGGCCGCCACCATGACCGGCACATGGGAAACCATGCCCACGGCGGTGATCACCGAATCCAGGGAGAAGACGATGTCGATAATGGCGATCTGGATGATGGTGTAGAGGAAGTTGCCGCCCTTGCCCTTGGGCTCATCAATGGTTTCGTCCTCGCCTTCCAGGGCGTGGTACATCTCCTGGGAGCTTTTCCACAGCAGGAACAGGCCACCGAAGAACAGGATCAGGTCACGCCCGGAAATGCCCTGGCCGAAGACCACGAACAGGTCGGCCGTGAGGCGCATGACCCAGGTGATCGACAGCAGCAACAGAATGCGCGTGACCATCGCCAGCGCCAGACCGAAGATTCGCGTGCGCGCCTGCATGTGCTTGGGCATGCGGCTGACCAGGATCGAGATCATGATGATGTTGTCGATGCCCAGGACGATCTCCAGGGCAGTCAGGGTAAAGAAGGCAACCCAGATTTCCGGGTTGGTCAGCCATTCCATGTGTATTCCTTTGAGCGAGTGTTATAGCCCGGGCCGTGAGGCCGGCCCGGGCGCAGAAGCATTGCTTTTATAGAGTGCTGAACAGCGGAAAAATCCCCATCAGCAAGGCGGCGAACATTATGCACAGGCAGACCAGCACTGCCCACTTGAGGGTGAAGCGCTGGTGATCGCCGAACTCGATACCGGCCAGGGCCACCAACAGGTAGGTCGAGGGTACCAGCGGGCTGAGCAAGTGCACGGGTTGGCCGACGATCGACGCACGGGCCATTTCCACCGCGGTGATGCCGTAGTGGCTGGCGGCTTCGGCCAGCACCGGCAGCACGCCGTAGTAGAAGGCATCGTTGGACATGAAGAAGGTGAACGGCATGCTCACCAGCGCGGTAATCACCGCCAGGTACGGCCCCAGGGCTTCCGGGATCACCGCCAGCAGGCTCTTGGACATGGCATCCACCATGCCGGTGCCGGACAGGATGCCGGTGAAGATGCCCGCCGCGAAGATCAGCCCGACCACCGCCAGCACGCTGCCGGCGTGGGCCGCGACCCTATCCTTCTGCTGCTGCAGGCAGGGATAGTTGACGATCATGGCGATACTGAAGGCCACCATGAACAGCACCGGCAACGGCAGCAGCCCGGCGATCAGCGCGCACATCAGGGCGAAGGTCAGGGCGCCGTTGAACCAGATCAGCTTGGGACGACGAGCGTCGGGGTACTGCGACACGCTGATCTCGCTGTGGTCGATCTCGTCGCCCGCCAGGTGCAGTTCACCCAGGCGCGCCCTTTCCCGCTTGCCGTACATGTAGGCGATCGCCAGGATCGCCACCACGCCGGCCAGCATGGCCGGGATCATGGGCACGAAGATGTCCGACGGGTCCACGTGCAGGGCGCTGGCCGCGCGGGCGGTCGGGCCGCCCCAGGGGGTCATGTTCATCACCCCGCCGGCGAGGATGATCAGGCCGGCCATGATTCGCGGGCTCATGCCGATGCGGCTGTACAGCGGCAGCATGGCGGCCACGCAGATCATGTAGGTGGTGGCGCCGTCACCGTCCAGGGACACCACCAGGGCCAGTACCGCAGTGCCCACCGAGACCTTCAGCGGGTCGCCCTTGACCAGCTTGAGGATCTTGCGCACGGCCGGGTCGAACAGGCCGGAGTCGATCATCAGGGCGAAATACAGAATGGCGAACATCAGCATCACGCCGGTGGGCGCGAGCTTGGTGATGCCTTCGAGCATCATCGGGCCGATCTTCGGCGCGAACCCGCCGAACAGGGCGAACAGGATGGGCACGATGATCAGGGCGATCAGCGCCGACAGGCGCTTGGTCATGATCAGGAACATGAAGGTGATGACCATGGCAAAGCCAAGGAAAGTCAGCATGGGATTACTCCAGGCGTAGCGCGGCTAGGGAATGGCGAACCGGGTGGGATCAGCGCAGAACGGCAAGCACGAGGCGTACGGGAGGAGTTGCAGCGAACAGGCGGGTAGGAGCGGACATCAGAATCACCATTGTTGTTGTTAATAGGGCCGGGAGCGCGAGAAACGCCCGCTGTGGCCAACCGGTCTGTTGCCGGTAGTGGAGGCGATCCTAATGGGGGAAGCTTTCAGCCAGCTTTCGTCGCTGAAAGGAACGAACGGATGTTGCAGCAGGCGACCAGCGGCATAAAGTGATGGCTATCGGCGCCAGGGAGACATGCACATGAGAGAGTTGCACACCGGAGGCTGCCACTGCGGGCGGCTGCGTTACCAGTTCAGCGGCCCGTTGCGGGACATCGCCCACTGCCATTGCTCGATCTGCCGCCGGGTCAGTGGCGGTCTGGTGACCACCTGGATCACCCTGCCCGCCTCGGCTTTCGAATGGCTGGAAGGCGTTCCCGCCCGGTACGACTCATCTGGAAGTTGTGCGCGCTATTTCTGCGGCAACTGTGGTGCTCATTTGGCGCTGATTACCCACCTGAGCCCAGACAGCATCGATGTCACCATCGCCACCCTGGATCACCCGGAACGGGCGCCTGCAGACCGGCATATCTGGACCGACAGCCGCCTGCCCTGGTTGCATCTGGACGAGCACCTGCCGCAAGAACCGCAGGAAACCCTGTAGCCGCGGCCGTAGGCTGCGCACGAGCGCGTAGCGGTCGCGAGGCTCTCAAGGCCGCCCAGCAAGGCCCTTCGGTCCTTTTCGCAGCCTCGCGGGCTCGGCAGCGCTACGGCAGTTCCAGGCCGCCTGCCGCCTTGTGCAGCGTCCGCAGATGCTCGCCCACCAGCTTCAGGTTGGCCTCGTTGGCGGCGATTTCCGCCGCTCGGGCCGGTTCCAGCAGGGCTCGCACTTCCTTGTCCAGGTCACCGGTCAAGGATTGCAGTTGCTTCTGCCGCTGGCTGCTCTCGGACTCCAGGCGTTGCCATTCAGCGGGCTGAGGCAGGCCGTAGCCGCCGCTGCCCAGCAATTCTGCCGGGCGGCTGAGGAAGCCGCTGTTGGCGAGGATCTGCTGCAGGGTCTTGTTGGCCTGCTCCATACCACCATTTTTCAGCTCGCGAGCCCCCAGGTAGCGCTGCTTGACCTCGTCCTGAGCCAACAGCAGTTGCCGGCGATAACTGGCCTGCTCCAGCAGCAGCAAGGCGGCGCTGGTGCGCAGGTCGGCCTGGTCGAACCAGTGCCGGCGTTCCTCGGCACTCAGCGACAGCCAGTCTTCGACGCTGGCCTGCTTGATCGGCAGGCGCTTCTTGATCACCTCGAACATCGCCTGGTAGCGGTCGCGGAAGGAGTCGAAGCGATACCCCAGGCGCAGCGCCTCGCGCGGGTCGTCGAGCACGCTGGTGTCCGCCAGCCCCCTGCCCTTGAGCACCTCCAGCAAGCCGTTGGGCATGATGCTGTCGAGGCCGATCAGTTGCTTGTTGTTGCTGCCGCTGCGCAGCAGCTTGAGGCTTTCCACTGCGCAGTTGTTGGACAGGAAGTAATAGTTGCCGTCGTAGCTCCAATGCATCTCGGCGGCGTGCTCCACCACTTCCTCGATCTCGCTGCGTGACAGCTTCAACGGCACCGAGGCCAGGCTGCGCAGCTCGGTCTTGGTGTACTCGTCGATGACCTGGGACAGCGGCAGGACAAACAGCCGCGAAGGGTACTTGCCCACCAGGCCGTCCCAGCTGGAGAGCTGCACGTCACCAACGAAGGCGCGGTAGGACAGCACCAGGTGCTGGTCCAGGTCCAGCCGGCAATCCGGCCCGCGGGGGCGGCCCGGGGCGCAGATCACCAGGCGCAGCATGCTGTGGCCCCAGCGGCTGACCCAGTTCTGGTTGGCTTCGGCCAGCAGGTAGTCCACCGCGTAGACCCGCTCCGGGTCCACCTGCCCCAGGGGCGTCTTGGCGAAGTCGTTGCCGGCGTTGAGGAAGGCGAAGGACTTGGCGCAGCTGTCCTTGGTGGCCGGCGCCCAGCCGAAATGTTCCTGGTAATAGCGGTACAGCGCCGGGCGGCGGCAGGCGTAGCTCGGATCGAGAAGGAAGTACTCCATGTTCACCGCGACGAATTCCTTCGGGTTGGTGATCTCGTAGATGTCCGGGCTGCGGGCGACCTGACGGTTGTGCTGCTCGCGTTCGCCACGGCGGCCGACGTATTGCGGCCAACCGGCCAGATCCAGCAGCCGTGGATCATCGCTGAGGGTGAAGCGCCGGTCATTCTGGCCGCGACACTCATCCGGCAGGCCGATCAGCCCGGAGGTGCTGTTCTTGCGAGTGCAGCGCTGGATCAGGCTGCGCTCGGCACCGGGCCACAAACGCGCGCGATCATAAATGTGGGTCAGTTCATGGAGTACCGTGGCGAGCATTTCCCGGCGCACGGTGCCATGGGGGCGGCTGGTCTTCTGGGTGGCGGCGGAGCCGTCGGTCAGGCTGGGCAGCAAGGCGCGGTTGAGGTCCAGTTCCGACACCAGGGATGCCTCGCCATAGGCGTTGTCGGGCATTCGGTCGGTCCAGCCGACATCAATGGTGCGATCCAGTTGCTGGATGAAACGCGGCGGCAACGCCTGCATCGCTTCATCCAGCAGTGCCTGGCTGGCGTGTTGCTGCGCCGGGCTCAAGCCATCGGTCTTGAGGCGCAGTTGCAGGTCGGCCTGGGCGGTGCCGCAGAGCAGCCCCAGGGTCCCGGCCAGCAGCCAGGCTAGGAGTGGTTTCACAGGGCCAGGATGGCTTCGGCAAGCACCTGGTCGCTGGCGTCGCGGGCTTCTGGCAGCTGCGTGCGCAGGGCATTGAACGCCGCTTCAAGTTGCGCGCCGCGGATATCACCGTTGCTGGCGACGAAGCTGGCGGCATCGTCGTGGGCTTCGCGCACGACTTTGGAGTCACGGATCGAAGTGGTGGTGTCCGAGGTGAAATCGATCGTGCGGCCGGAGGCGCGGACGATGATGTTACTGGTGGCCACCAGGGTGTGTGCCTGGGCCACGTCGGCCAACAACAGCAGGCCAAGGGTGGCGGCAATCAGCGGGCTACGCATGGAACGACTCCGGAAGAACAGGGATGGTTATTGGACGAGAATTGCCTGCGCCAGTTCAAGGTCGCTGGCATGAAGTTTTGCCGGGTCCTGGCGCAGGTATTCCAGCGCAGACTCCAGGCGGGCGCCGCGCAGTTGGCCGTCGGTTGCCACGAAGGCAGCGGCGTCATCCTGGGCAGCAAGCAGCAGTTTATGGTCGAAGGGCGCCGAGGTCACCTGGCCTGTCGCATAGACGGTGACAACCAGGCTTTGGGTGGTGAGGTCGAATGCCTGCACCGAACCGGCCCAACAGGCGGCGATCAATACGGGAGCGGAAAGCGAAATACGGAACAAACCCAAGAGTCTCGACAGCTGAAAACCAGCGCCAAGGCTAGCGCAATGCCCCTTGGAGGACCAGCGCAGAGGGTTTCAGGTGCGCCGGGGCACCTGAAACCGAGACGCTTCAGATTGCCAGGATGGCCTGGGCCAGCTGTGCATCAGAGGCCTGCAACTGAGGCGCTTGCTGGCGAATGTGGGCAAATGCGCTTTCCAGTTTTACCCCGCGAATGGCGCCGTCGGTGGCGACGAAACTGGCGGCATCATCCCGGGCGGCACGGACAATCTTGTTGTCACGCAGGGAAGAAGTGGCATCGGAGGTGGCGTCGGTGGTGGCCTTGAGCGCGCCGACAATGGCGTCGGTGGTCACGATCAGGCTGGTGGCGTGGGCATTGGCAGCCAGGGCCAGCAGGGCGGCGGCGCTGAGCAGGCGGAGACGGGACATGGGTAACTCCTGTGAATGAACAGACAATTTAAGGGCGCTGAGTGAGACGCCGGGCAGCCACTGCGAGGTGCTGTGTCTGATTGCTCTGACGCAGTTCGAATGAAAATCGCCACGTCGCCTCAGATATTAGGCTCAGCGGCCCCATTCGCACAGCGTTGCGGCAGGCCTCAGCGCCAAAAGGGTTTGTGCAGTTCCGCTGCCCGATCGCTGTGGCTGATGCCGCTGTCCGAGAGTTGTCGTTCATCCATTTGTGCCAGCAAGTGACGGGTGCGGGCCCGCTCCCGTGTGTTGGCGAGCGCTGTGAGCCAGCGCTTGAAGAGCGTGCAGTGAAGGTGGGTGCCAGGGGACGAGTGCATGATGCTTGCCTCCGTGAGCAGCCGAGCGATGAGCTGGCTGCAACCTCATGGTGCGGCGGTTCGATGCGGTGATACAGATACACTCGAGCTAAATTGTACTTGTTAATTGTTATGTTTTATAAAACTGTACCTGTCACGATGAAGCGGGCTGTATTTCAGCTGTGTCGCGCGTTTTCCGCGGCCAGAACGACAAGACCCGTCGCGGTTTCCCGCGACGGGTCTTGTTGTGTGCAATTCGGGGTGCTGGCGGTGGACCCGGTGGGTCAGGGCCAGCGACGCTGAGTTAGCGCCAGAACGGCTTGCTCAGCTCTTCGTAGCGTTGTGCTTCGCTGATCCCGGCATCGGCCAGCAGACGCGAATCCAGGCGAGCCAGTTGATGGCGGCTGGAGATGCGGCGCTGCCACAGCATCAGGTTGGCGATAACGCGCAGAGGCAGGGAGGCCTGGGTTTTTTCAGCTTTATCTTCGAAGAACAGTTCGGAACTGAGTGTACGTTCCATGGTTGACATCCTTCCGCTTGTGGCGGGATCAGGTAGTGGTTTAACTGGTGCCCATGATCCTCTTCCTGCGCAAGACTCTGTAGATACAGTTCACCTGTATTGTGAAGGACCAGTTAACTGTTTATAGGGGCTGTACTGTTCGGAAAAGGCGCAACTGTACCTGTCAGCACCTTTATGGTGCATTTCGGTGCTTTTTGATGGGAGGCAAGTGGTTTTAGGCGGGGAAAATACCGGTACAGCAGTACAGTTTTTGGTGGTCCCTGGCGAGCGGCCGGCGAGCTGACGAAACTGTGTTTGCGTCAGCTGCCAACTGTATCAATCACTCGACGAGCATTTTCCCGGTTTCTTCCAGGTTGATGTGCCAGCTCAGGGCATCACGCAAGATATGCGGCGTGTGACCACCCAAGGCGCAGGCCTTGGTGAAGTAGTCATTCAGTGCGTCGCGGTAGGAAGGATGCACACAGTTGTCGATGATCACCCGGGCCCGCTCCCGCGGCGCCAGGCCGCGCAGGTCCGCCAGGCCGATCTCGGTCACCAGGATGTCGACGTCATGCTCGGTGTGGTCCACGTGGCTGACCATCGGCACCACGCTGGAAATCGCCCCGCCCTTGGCGATCGACTTGGTGACGAAGATCGCCAGGTGTGCGTTGCGGGCGAAGTCGCCGGAGCCGCCGATGCCGTTCATCATCCGCGTGCCGCAGACGTGGGTGGAGTTGACGTTGCCGTAGATATCGAACTCCAGCGCGGTGTTGATGCCGATGATACCCAGGCGGCGCACCACTTCCGGGTGGTTGGAGATCTCCTGCGGACGCAGCACCAGCTTGTCCTTGTAGCGTTCCAGGTTGCCGAACACGTCGGCGTTGCGCCGGCTCGACAGGGTGATGGAGCTGCCCGAGGCGAAGCTGAGCTTACCGGCGTCGATCAGGTCGAAGGTCGAGTCCTGCAGTACTTCGGAGTACATGGTCAGGTTCTCGAATGGCGACTCGATCAGGCCGCACATCACCGCGTTGGCGATGTTGCCGATACCGGCCTGCAGCGGGCCGAGCTTGTTGCTCATGCGCCCGGCATCCACTTCCTGCTTGAGAAAGTCGATCAGGTGGTTGGCGATGCCCTGGGTCTCGCTGTCCGGGGTGGAAACCGTGGACGGCGAATCCGACTGATTAGTGATGACGATGGCGACGATCTTGTCCGCAGGGATCGGAATCGCCGTGCTGCCGATGCGATCGTCGACCTTCACCAGGGGAATCGGTGTACGGGTCGGTCGATAGGTCGGGATATAGATGTCGTGCAGGCCTTCCAGGTTCGGGTTGTGCGCCAGGTTGATCTCGACGATCACCTGCTTGGCGAAGATCGCGAAGCTGGCGGAGTTGCCCACCGAGGTGGTCGGCACGATATGGCCCTGTTCAGTGATGGCGACAGCCTCGATCACTGCAATGTCCGGCAGCTTGAGCTGCTGGTTACGAAGTTGTTCGACGGTTTCCGACAGGTGCTGGTCGATGAACATCACTTCGCCGGCGTTGATCGCCTTGCGCAGGGTGCTGTCCACCTGGAACGGCATGCGCCGGGCCAGCACGCCAGCTTCGGTGAGCTGCTTGTCCAGGTCGTTGCCCAGGCTGGCGCCGGTCATCAGGCTGATTTTCAGTGGCGTTACCTTGGCCCGTTCGGCCAGGGCATGGGGCACGGCCTTGGCTTCACCGGCGCGGGTGAAGCCGCTCATGCCGACGGTCATGCCGTCCTCAATCAGAGCGGCAGCGTCAGCGGCGCTCATCACCTTATCCAACAACGAAGGCAAGCGGATACGATCACGGTACATGGATTGTTATCTCGGGCAACGGAAGCAAGAAGCGCAGTCTAGTGATTTCAAAAAAAAACACCGCGCGACAAAGGTCGAATGAAAGGCCCTGATCTAGAGCCTTCTGTCGGCTTTATGGAGTAAATAAAAAACCCCAGCCTACTAAAGGCTGAGGTTTTGGGTATTGCGCTACAGCAGCTTTATTCGACGGCTTTGACCATGTCTTCGATGACCTTCTTGGCGTCGCCGAAGACCATCATGGTCTTGTCCAGGTAGAACAGTTCGTTGTCCAGGCCGGCATAGCCGCTGGCCATGGAGCGCTTG
The DNA window shown above is from Pseudomonas protegens CHA0 and carries:
- a CDS encoding DUF5924 family protein, which produces MPNLTLLIQRILELMKRYPGIIALGGFISGVGSFILVDRQQSLASWIAVILLVSWVWLMLENSLTQLFTKVFKREIPQPLLRYATQMIHQESLFFVLPFFFITTSWNSGQLVFTGLLGAAALISITDPLYYKWLAPRRWLFLALHTLTLFAALLTALPLILHLTTAQSFKLALGIAMLLSFPSLASILPIRSLRSALTVLAITLAIGSTGWLLRSWVPPATLWLTEDAISTQLQDRTPGDSLEQISTAQVSSTGLYAYTAINAPRGLDERIYHVWQFNGSEVDRVALDIHGGRKEGYRAWSHKQNFPANPAGDWQVRVITEDGQVIGVLRFEITAPDQDAAKTGEAK
- a CDS encoding M16 family metallopeptidase, with product MRCLLFACLLLGSAQGWALDRFQVEGYTLPNGLQLLLKPGSERGHVAIRLVVGVGLDDFACADKELPHLLEHLLFSGVDDSGEGGLEERMQALGGEWNAYTSNADTTFVIEAPARNQRKVLDLLLSLLTHTRLDDNAVAAAKQVVEREGGGHYSHLQRWLDRQDLGHKAGNQLAVELGLKCAERAEVGNLTLAQLEQVRKDWYAPNNMTLIVVGELDRLLPAYLERTYGALEPVEPSEHPDLPQIQGTAAPERTLVHGWVGQSAQLHWLFPEPVLDQQHDETFDLLKDYLDWALYRQLRLEHELSYGPWSDREVFGGVGFLSLNADLERDDLPQARQVVEQLKARLLKDGLDPATFARLKQAAIDRQAWAVQGNSALADYYWSALGDFDNGRFSDPAKRLKAVSLEQANLALRQLLQQPGYLRIEQPLLSDEQLLWLIGGLLSLVLLGSFGVYLLRRRAR
- a CDS encoding Na/Pi cotransporter family protein; this translates as MLTLLNLLSAVALLIWGTHIVRTGILRVYGSNLRHVIGQNMARRPLAFIAGILVTAMVQSSNATAMLVTSFVGQGLMALTPALATMLGADVGTALMARVLTFDLSWLSPLLIFLGVIFFLSRKQTRAGQLGRVGIGLGLIILALQLIVEAAAPITHAQGVKVLFASLTGDILLDALMGAVFAMVSYSSLAAVLLTATLAGAGVISLPVAIGLVIGANIGSGVLAFLSTSMQNAAGRQVALGSLLYKLIGLLLIIPVLDPLAHWMDSLDFSPQEVVIGFHLLYNTARCLLLLPTVGPMARLCAWLLPERPQENGRARPRHLDPTALATPSLALANAARETLRIGDLIDSMLEAMRDALQGKQTAITQELRALSDDVEALYSAIKLYLAQMPREDLSDQDSRRWAEIIELAFNLKLASDLIERMLRKVQQQKTSQRRSFSEVGLEELTGLHAQLIANLRLGLSVFLSADPESARQLLREKRRFRAQERRLAHAHVSRLQRKIVQSIETSSLHLELIADMKRLNSLFCSSAYVVLETSDTGALEVEEMADITHSP
- a CDS encoding TerC family protein: MEWLTNPEIWVAFFTLTALEIVLGIDNIIMISILVSRMPKHMQARTRIFGLALAMVTRILLLLSITWVMRLTADLFVVFGQGISGRDLILFFGGLFLLWKSSQEMYHALEGEDETIDEPKGKGGNFLYTIIQIAIIDIVFSLDSVITAVGMVSHVPVMVAAIIVAVLVMMLAAGTISEFIDKHPSLKMLALSFLLVVGTVLIAEAFEVHVPKGYVYFAMAFSLAVEAINIKMRTAIAKKKKQQDPVKLRKDVPGQ
- a CDS encoding CitMHS family transporter, which gives rise to MLTFLGFAMVITFMFLIMTKRLSALIALIIVPILFALFGGFAPKIGPMMLEGITKLAPTGVMLMFAILYFALMIDSGLFDPAVRKILKLVKGDPLKVSVGTAVLALVVSLDGDGATTYMICVAAMLPLYSRIGMSPRIMAGLIILAGGVMNMTPWGGPTARAASALHVDPSDIFVPMIPAMLAGVVAILAIAYMYGKRERARLGELHLAGDEIDHSEISVSQYPDARRPKLIWFNGALTFALMCALIAGLLPLPVLFMVAFSIAMIVNYPCLQQQKDRVAAHAGSVLAVVGLIFAAGIFTGILSGTGMVDAMSKSLLAVIPEALGPYLAVITALVSMPFTFFMSNDAFYYGVLPVLAEAASHYGITAVEMARASIVGQPVHLLSPLVPSTYLLVALAGIEFGDHQRFTLKWAVLVCLCIMFAALLMGIFPLFSTL
- a CDS encoding GFA family protein, which codes for MRELHTGGCHCGRLRYQFSGPLRDIAHCHCSICRRVSGGLVTTWITLPASAFEWLEGVPARYDSSGSCARYFCGNCGAHLALITHLSPDSIDVTIATLDHPERAPADRHIWTDSRLPWLHLDEHLPQEPQETL